The DNA window CACCATAAATATGTCACTTGTAGTTCATATGAAACCCCGATTTAACTCACATTTATACTTGTTGGCTCTCTACCCATGCTGAGTACAACATGGCCTCCTTGGCATGAGGCTCAGTCTGGAACCCCCCTGCAGGGCACGATAGGTGAGGCCAGGGGTGAAATGTGAGTGGCCCGGTTTAGATATGCTGTTTTGGGATCGGGGCTGCAGTGTCTGTGGTCTAAAAGTGCTTTAACCTCTTCAGCTCTCCAGGAATCAGGTGTCAACCAATTGTGATGAGTCAGTatttctccccttctctctctcacaccaaCCCTGACTCACTTACTGTAAACAAGGCATATTTCTGCTTTGTATATGAACATTGTTGGTCTACCTTGTATCCAATTCAATGCTGTGCCAGTTGGGACATAGTGTGTTTTACATCACTGTTTTCCAGTAGTGGGTATTGCCTAAAGCCTATGCCATGCTATTCTTTGCAAATGGCTTAACTTCCTGCAGTGCAAAATAGCTCTTCATAACATTTTATTGGGAATCCTGTTGATGGTGCTGTCAAAGCACCTTTGATTTAGAGGTTCCAGTAAATGTCTGTATTTAGCACTGCGTGCAGTGTTTCAGGAATTGCCGGTACAGGTTCAGAAAAGTAAATATGTACTTAAATATAATCTCAGTGAGGTCACTGTTGCTCCTCTTGTATGTAAgaatttgttttagtttcaaCTTTAGCCTGGCTGAATCAAACACTTTTTAATCCCTGTGGCCCTGAAGTCACCTCCAAATCAAacctgaggtttttttttttttacaatgcaaGCATATGACTCTATATAAAGGTCACTAAGTGCTGCTTGGCATCAGAAGCATAAGCTGCACTTATATACACCCTGAGGCACGTTATCACTGCACTTCTATCACTTGCGTAGTTGCAGAGGTTAGAGTCATATCTCTTTTCCTCTATGACCTGGTTGTGACGTTAGGTTATAAGGAATATTTATGTCATAGTGCACAGTGTACAACATTGCAGTCAGTTTTgtattcatatttgtgttaacttaaaatattacaaattcAGGCCAATTTAAATTTGGATCATCCGTTTTTGGCTAGATATCCTGATGATTAATGACTGCATACCAATCTGATGGCTTCTACGTAACCAAgcagcaacctccggttctaagaaatgaagccaatgcagaagtgccaaaaactggaGTTTGtcgaatggccacttgaggctggctccaaaagagagtcaatccccatagagcCCCATAGGcacaactttacagcagaaatgacatgtaaaacatgtttacagcttgGTACAAAAAATGGTTTTGGATAGCTAATTTTCTCGCTCATAACAACTGTATGGGGGTGCATTTTTATATAACATTAactttgaatggttaaggttcgGATAGGCCGTTGGGCAGTGAGTCTCGCAagtttttgcacgttttcgCACATTTTCGCACATTTTcacaacttgggggttaccttctagacacgacccttcACAACCGCtcttccaacacgttctcatcccaactcatcacatactaacgctttgtcagacccctctgcgtcactttaCGGTCGCTGTAAACAAGTTCTTAACGttgttaattaaacaaaaacacttgcttaggttaaggcaacaaaaccacctagttaggtttaggaaaaaatgacATGGTTGGGCTAAAAACgcttgtacagtgaaaatgtgacttgacgttgtgaacatgggacatggACAAACAGCTGATgtgatgtgaaagtgaaacgtaacgcacgggacacgaaaagcggtctcctggatgaaagtcctgtgttgttGGACCCTTGTGTGTTGGTATCATATGTCGATGGCCGTGACAAGGTGGCGGTAATTTCCGCTCTGGGCTgactcttcagaaacctatgagtgacgtcacggagactatattcatattttgtgtATGTGACTCACATTTCAGGGAATTTCTATGGTCGTCAGAGCTTGTGAGGTGGTTGCTCTGacttcctccacctccagaGGTGTGAGATATCTTACAAGTAACTGCTGTTACCATGGCCTCCTCACGCTTCTCCTATCACACAATCAGGGTTCTGAACTCCAGAAAACACTGCTGTCACCGGGGAAACACTGCACTGGAAATAAACCACTCTGCTGTCTACCTCGCAACAGCATTCGGAGAACAAATGTTAGACACCCCGGGTTTGAGACAGGATTTTCCATGCTAACCTGATCAGAGAGTGTTTACCGAGTTTCCTCAGCTGAGAAATATGAACAACAGCCAACGGTCGCATGTAATATTTTCCGCTCAGGGTCGGCAGCATTGCATTCCATCGCTGAGTGCGACAAGTGATAAGCTATAAATTCACCGCCCTGCTGCTGTCTATCCATCTGCTAGGAATAATCAAAGGCATGCCATTATACAAGTCAGTCTGCGCATGGAGGCGTGCAATAAATGTGCTAATctgtaagatgaaaacagagGAAGTGTTGcatatatttttccttttgtcATTCTTTTATCTGTCATGTCATTGAATTATTAATTTGATTTGTGATtcatttgttgtgtgttttacatGTGACACTAACTTCATCAAATCAACCTGTCGCTGTCATTTCATTGaattatttattggatttttgATTAATGTTGTGTACATTACATGTGACCCTAACTTCATCATATCAACATCCTGTCTCTCTTATTGACGCTCATTCTTAACATGTGATATTTCTTCCATTTTGTGTGCATTTATATAACACATACTAAGCATTGCCATCTTGTCTGTCTCTTTACTAGAAACCTACCTTTAATAAAGCCAGTAAAGGGAATCAAGCGATAACTCCTGCATGTGAATCCAGTTCTCCACAGACTTCTCACAAGAAAAAGCTCCATGGACCAAAGCATTTCCTCGCCTCTCGCAAATGTGGAAAATTTGTAGGTTTATTGTGCTCACAGTCTGTATGTATACAGGAACTTCTCTTTTTTGTTTATAATATGCAAGTATGTGCTTTTGCTTTTCTGGCTTCAGGCTGGCTCCTTGTTCTTCATGTTTTAGTTAAAAGGGATGCCTCCATACTGTGAATAGTagagttcagatttttttgacAAGAAGAGAAATATGCATTTattgtatcctcatacaacggttcatatgatatcctacgaaaagttattcctcatttcgAGCATTTTCGAGcctacaaatgtccaacaacacttgacgcatgtgtcaatttttGCTTGTTATATGcatatagtcttttcaaaataaacttgcgttttcacaggaaagaactcccttaagtttaggcaacaaaactacttagttaggtttaggaaaatattgacttggttaagtttaggcaacaaaactacttagtaaggtttaggaaaatattgacttggttaggtttaggcagcaaaactacttagttaggtttagaaaaaaagatcgacatggttaggtttaggcaacaaaactacttggttaggtttaggaaaatattgacttggttaggtttaggcagcaaaactacttaggtttacgcaacaaaactacttagttaagtttaggaaaatatcgacatggttaggtttaggcaacaaaactacttaggtttaggaaaagaatgTGGTCttagttaaaataactccagaattggtgttacttaagtacggatgttacatgacaaataaatcaatgttgacttctggtttcacacggagtatgaacaccggtctcctgggcgaaagtctggtgttttctgacccacccatccacccagacctcctccctacgcggtgtttgtcgctctttatacttcctgttcaCGATTCtgtaaattgattttgtgggatactaattactttttgtaggtatagatatatgaacggtgtatgagaacagcctgatgcATTAGAtttagcaaagaaaaaaaaacattgtggcCTTTGGGACAGTAAATAGTACCTGTGTGACCTAGCtgaattgtttattttaaacagGAGTAATAAAGCAAAGTTGTGGTGAAGAAGAAAAACCTTCTTAAAATTCTaaaagtcaaactattcctttaatataacattttaactGAGATCATTTCTTTGAGAATGTAAAACTTTTATGTCGAGACACTGTATTTTCCAGATTTCTCttttgactgttttttatttgtatttcacAGTTGAAGGACCACAAAGGTAAAGATGGGACAGATAAGCCCTCAGTGAGCCCGAAGGGTCTGAAAGCTCAAAAGAAGATGAAGCCTCCAGACACAACAGGTGCCGAGATCAGCATGCTGTTAATTCTACAGAAATATGTCAGTGCTTAAACTCTGAAATAATCAGTGAGACACAGCAGCGGCAGAATGTAAATACAAATGTGCCCTCGGAGTGATATTCTGTTACATGTACAGCTGTGGCCTTCTATAGCATTTACCCTGTGACACAGAAACCAAGCTCAGAAGGTCAGAGTGAAATATTGGGCAGCCTTGTGATGCATCCTTTAACCTTTTTGAACAGGTTGTGAGAGATTAAAATCCAAATCCTGTTTCTCCTTGTAGAAAATATCTCCTCGAAGGATCAGGTGTTGTTTCTCGAAGAGGTGCAGAAACTCAACAGGGAGAATGTGGAGAAGTCAGGTCACCAGCTCACCTCTGGATGTCTGGATCTGGAGGCCGGAGGGTCCCCTAAAGATCAACAACCTGACGCCCCTGCATCCAACTTGCTGGACTACCTGCGTGAAGATGAGAAACACAAGGTTGTTGAGGCGGTTAGTGAGGAGGGGGTTGTGGCAGAGGCGGCAGTTACAGAGAAGGAAACCAAGCACGATGTGGAGGATGTagtggaagagaaagaaaagctcccagaggaagagaggggagaggtCACTTCTCCAGATGGAGAAGCCAAAGCCCCAGAGTTGCCTGCTGCCCAAGAGGACGAAAAAGAGCAGACTGCTACAAGGTAGTTTATGTTTATCCCCAATAAGAACTGCAATGATTTgtcaataaatcaattaatccattagttgatcaacagaaaattagtctattttgataattatcgaataatttaagtatattttaaagcaaaaataacaaaCGTTTGATGTGAGGATTAGCTGCCTGTctttattatagtaaattgaatTTTTGGACAAACAAGAGAAATATTTGATGATGTCACCTTGTACTCAAGTTTGATGTTTCatagataaataaacaactAATCAAGACAAAAATGGTAGATTACAtgtgaaaatacagaaatattgaGCTTATTCcctcattatttttctttcttaatcTTTTCAATTCAGTGGTTCAGGGGAATAGAGTCTCATTTATCTGTTATTGATACAGTTATATTTTAGAGATCCTACAAATAAACCATAGCAAGATAATTTGGGCTATACATAGCTAATGTATGCATGGTTTTAATTTGTCGTTAGCAATGGcctattatatatactgtatgtatttcaaTCATACCAGACATTACAttgatattatgacttaattcttaATGGTGTTGGATAAATcaattatattgtttttttcccccaaagatCAATGACACTGTGCCTTTAGTCACATCTACAGCATGTGTTGTACCAGAAACGACACAAACtgtaattaaacaaaacaaacaaacaaaaacaaatgatttttttttttttttttttcagcagtgATGACCACAAAGATACCTCCCCATCTCCAGAGGCTGAGCAGGACCAGATATCAGAGGTCAGCAGTACAAATACCAAGTTCTGTGTGACCAAGGAACACGTTGTAGTGGAGGAGCACACAAAGatccaggaggaggaagaggagaaggaggagaagaagaaggaagacaacgaggaggaggaggagaagcttgAGTCTGAGGGCTGGGCCGTCTTCAGGGCAGATGGAACTGAATTCCAGTTAAACCTAAAACAaagggtggagagagagaggaaggagaatgATGCAGGAAACGAGGcagaaaatgatgatgatgaagatgcagATCGGTTCTTTATAGGTGAGTCTGAGTTTTAGTTATTGAGCTTTATTTACCCAGTTTGTAAGGCATTGCCAGAATAagattattattacaaaatCTAAATGTTGGAGATTATTAATGATCCAATTCTGTATAGCAGTTTAATCAAAATGCTCAAATATAATTGTTTTGTAAATCACTTCATACTAGAGCTAAACTGATAAATCAGTCAATATTAGCTTATTAAAGATATATTGGTATTGGTGTAAATGTTGGCTGATAAATTACAAGAACCTGTAGTACACAAATGCGAAAGTAAGTTTGAGGTAATtcatagtttgtccaccagagagcactgacaagttgatttttttaactgtaaaaaaTGTTCCGCTTAGTCTGTCacaattcttaaaaaaacaaaataaaatcgaAGGAATCTATTTCAacattgtttatgttatgtaaaAGATATTACAGCCGATATATCATTATCTGATTTTTATTGGCCTcagaaatcaatcaatcaatcaatcaatcaatcaatcaatcaatcaatcaaactttatttgtatagtacTTTTCATACATGttagtgcagttcaaagtgcttcactaACAAGCCAGAACAAGTGTGAAccatgaaaacaacagaaaagacaaaaacaattcaacaatttaacaatttgagACCAATGCACACAAGATAATacaattataaaaatgtaataagatAGAATTAAATGCTAACAGTAGTAATAGTATAACAACACAATAGATTACAATTAtgcaaatgaaatacaataaaattagtgattaataaaatatatatattttttagtacatttacaacttaaatactataaaataacTATTCTTAATCAAAGGTATTGGTTGGGTTATATTTCATACATTAAATGCTTAATGCTTTCTTAATATCTTCATGAAGGGTCTGAGAATGATAAGTtggtacagtacagtagtatgAAGTAGAATAAAGCCCTTGAAGCAGTCTGGCACTATGACAAGAAGATGTGTTACTCCTCTGCTGTAATATTTATTCAACAACTATGCCTGTAGTTGATGTTTATCACAGTACATTAATGCACATGTGCTGACTTAATTATAGCAGCCATGCACCCTTTCAAAAGCCTTAATTAACAATGAAGCTCCTATGTTCTCACATTCCTCATAACTTATTAAAACAGATTATATCTTTATATCTCCCGTCCTGCTTTagacacctctcctcctccagcggCTCCTTTTAATCACCGCATTGTTTCTGCCAAGCCCAACCAGATCATCAACTTCTACACCATCAACTGGCAGGAGGTCCTGGGCGGGTGAGCACcgtgcttgacaaatctctgaGTCATGTAAAAAATGAAAGCTATTGAAGAGCAGTTGATCTATCACAGATCAAAGGCAGGAAAGAGGTTCCCATAAAGCCTCATTGCGTAACcatcccccctctcctctcctctcctctcctctcctctcctctcttctcttctcctcctctcctcttctctcccctgGTTCATAACTCCAGAGTCACGGCAGTTATTTATACTGCAGGACTGAGTGGTATGTGAAACAGTATCCCTGGTGCCAGCTGGTAGCTAATCACTAAGTGTTAATCCAAGTCTTCAAAGCAGAGATACAGCCCAGCTCAGATTTAATGAAATAACAGATTAAGCTCAACACTGTCCTAAAACCTCTCCGTTTGACGGAAGATCAGTTTTTGATTTGTCATGGAAAGAGAAAacactgtctctgtctctgtttcacaactgtttCTAGGCTGCTATATGAGGCGTTGGCGACTACAAACATCTTTAtattctcctctccctctcttctagGGGTCGTTTTGGCCAAGTGCACAAATGTGTTGAAAACTCCTCTGGTCTCACTTTGGCAGCAAAGGTCATCAAAGCCAGGGGTGTGAAGGAAAAGGTACAGCGCCTAACATTCAGCGTCACCATAATGAATTAGTCCTATTTTGATGCTACAGTGAGAGCCACACCACATGATATAAAAAGCAAGGGGCCCAGTTTTTCAGTATAGTGCACCACAAGGCCACTTGGAACAGAAGCAAAGGGAATATTTGTCACCtaggtgagaaatatttgacCTAGAAGAGAAGATGCATTGTCTCATTCATAGCAGGGAACAGCTGACACTCTCAtcgtgtccatgtgtgtgtgtgtgtgtgtgctcgcttgtgtctgtgtttgtctgcatctgtgtctgtttgtctgcttcTGCATTTGTCTGTCTGCGCCTGTGTTTTTGGTAGGAGGTGGTGAAGAATGAGATCCAGGTCATGAATAATCTGGACCATGCCAGCCTGATCCAGCTCTATGCAGCTTATGAGTCAAGGAATGACATCATCCTTGTACTTGAATAGTATGctctttcttttatatttttggcacatatgtttatttattttcaaaacagCATATACCAAGTAGTTGTCCTTCATAGACTTTAAACTATATTGCAATAATGTCTATTAGATATTTGGTTAAGTTTGTTTGGCAAATGTATTCTTAATATTGTGGATAATTATGCTAAAATATAACAatactttaaatttaaaatgctTTGAATGTAGGATGTTTGAATGGTGTTTGAATGGTGTTTTTTATGCATTTGTCTTGAACCTTAGTGTTGGTGGAGGGGAGCTGTTTGACAGGATCATTGATGAAAACTACACGTTAATGGAGCTGGACGCTCTCGTGTTCATCAGGCAGATTTGTGAAGGCCTGCAGCACATGCACAAAATGTACATCCTACACTTGGACTTAAAGGTAacttgtatttatgtattattcttTTAATACAGACTTTTGACACATTTTCAAAGTTTAACCAATCACTTGCTTCAAATTTCAGCCAGAAAACATTCTGTGTGTGAGCAGAATCACTAATAAGGTCAAAATCATCGACTTTGGTCTCGCTAGGGTGTAAGTACCAGCATTTGCTTCTactttattgacatttttattgACTGCTGTGATCATACAGAATGTAAATGTATACTTTTCCCCCACATAGATATAAACCACGTGAGAAACTGCGAGTGAATTTTGGCACTCCAGAGTTTCTCGCTCCTGAAGTCATCAACTACGACTTTGTGTCGTTCAACACAGACATGTGGAGCCTTGGTGTCATCGCCTACATGCTGTAAGTAAacgcacaaacacatgcacacgcatgcACAAAACTAATGCTAATGATTGTCTGTCTCCTCATGTCAGTCTGAGCGGTCTCTGTCCCTTCCTTGGTGATGATGACAATGAGACTCTGAACAACATCCTGGCCTGTAAGTGGAACTTTGAGGAACGAGAGTTTATAGATACGTCTGAAGAAGCCAAAGACTTCATCTCCAGACTCCTCATCGTGAATAAAAGGTATCCATCTTCTCATTCGGTTTTTACTGTCgttctgtgtgcgtgtgtggtgaTTGTTAACATATATCATTGTGTTTGTCATCAGTTGG is part of the Sebastes umbrosus isolate fSebUmb1 chromosome 12, fSebUmb1.pri, whole genome shotgun sequence genome and encodes:
- the mylk4a gene encoding myosin light chain kinase 3 isoform X1, with protein sequence MSSLVMNTVGDGSGAGFDLIQNRIESLSSKMDKLINIQEKVLNRLDGMSQDIDGIEKDMENLKVDKEEIHLPPKMVNQTQVVGREVREICQEMSTIMSVVNQRSEQQAQKLEGMEKLVLSMQQVISFIGETVKSSRVMELIFKGPAARKGSKPKDNKGKQATKRKSSTDAINKKLDKKPTFNKASKGNQAITPACESSSPQTSHKKKLHGPKHFLASRKCGKFLKDHKGKDGTDKPSVSPKGLKAQKKMKPPDTTENISSKDQVLFLEEVQKLNRENVEKSGHQLTSGCLDLEAGGSPKDQQPDAPASNLLDYLREDEKHKVVEAVSEEGVVAEAAVTEKETKHDVEDVVEEKEKLPEEERGEVTSPDGEAKAPELPAAQEDEKEQTATSSDDHKDTSPSPEAEQDQISEVSSTNTKFCVTKEHVVVEEHTKIQEEEEEKEEKKKEDNEEEEEKLESEGWAVFRADGTEFQLNLKQRVERERKENDAGNEAENDDDEDADRFFIDTSPPPAAPFNHRIVSAKPNQIINFYTINWQEVLGGGRFGQVHKCVENSSGLTLAAKVIKARGVKEKEVVKNEIQVMNNLDHASLIQLYAAYESRNDIILVLEYVGGGELFDRIIDENYTLMELDALVFIRQICEGLQHMHKMYILHLDLKPENILCVSRITNKVKIIDFGLARVYKPREKLRVNFGTPEFLAPEVINYDFVSFNTDMWSLGVIAYMLLSGLCPFLGDDDNETLNNILACKWNFEEREFIDTSEEAKDFISRLLIVNKSWRIGASEALKHPWLSNPSLHHRLHTKKTMCRSRRSSCVPMTDS
- the mylk4a gene encoding myosin light chain kinase 3 isoform X2, which encodes MSSLVMNTVGDGSGAGFDLIQNRIESLSSKMDKLINIQEKVLNRLDGMSQDIDGIEKDMENLKVDKEEIHLPPKMVNQTQVVGREVREICQEMSTIMSVVNQRSEQQAQKLEGMEKLVLSMQQVISFIGETVKSSRVMELIFKGPAARKGSKPKDNKGKQATKRKSSTDAINKKLDKKPTFNKASKGNQAITPACESSSPQTSHKKKLHGPKHFLASRKCGKFLKDHKGKDGTDKPSVSPKGLKAQKKMKPPDTTENISSKDQVLFLEEVQKLNRENVEKSGHQLTSGCLDLEAGGSPKDQQPDAPASNLLDYLREDEKHKVVEAVSEEGVVAEAAVTEKETKHDVEDVVEEKEKLPEEERGEVTSPDGEAKAPELPAAQEDEKEQTATSDDHKDTSPSPEAEQDQISEVSSTNTKFCVTKEHVVVEEHTKIQEEEEEKEEKKKEDNEEEEEKLESEGWAVFRADGTEFQLNLKQRVERERKENDAGNEAENDDDEDADRFFIDTSPPPAAPFNHRIVSAKPNQIINFYTINWQEVLGGGRFGQVHKCVENSSGLTLAAKVIKARGVKEKEVVKNEIQVMNNLDHASLIQLYAAYESRNDIILVLEYVGGGELFDRIIDENYTLMELDALVFIRQICEGLQHMHKMYILHLDLKPENILCVSRITNKVKIIDFGLARVYKPREKLRVNFGTPEFLAPEVINYDFVSFNTDMWSLGVIAYMLLSGLCPFLGDDDNETLNNILACKWNFEEREFIDTSEEAKDFISRLLIVNKSWRIGASEALKHPWLSNPSLHHRLHTKKTMCRSRRSSCVPMTDS
- the mylk4a gene encoding myosin light chain kinase 3 isoform X3, which translates into the protein MSSLVMNTVGDGSGAGFDLIQNRIESLSSKMDKLINIQEKVLNRLDGMSQDIDGIEKDMENLKVDKEEIHLPPKMVNQTQVVGREVREICQEMSTIMSVVNQRSEQQAQKLEGMEKLVLSMQQVISFIGETVKSSRVMELIFKGPAARKGSKPKDNKGKQATKRKSSTDAINKKLDKLKDHKGKDGTDKPSVSPKGLKAQKKMKPPDTTENISSKDQVLFLEEVQKLNRENVEKSGHQLTSGCLDLEAGGSPKDQQPDAPASNLLDYLREDEKHKVVEAVSEEGVVAEAAVTEKETKHDVEDVVEEKEKLPEEERGEVTSPDGEAKAPELPAAQEDEKEQTATSSDDHKDTSPSPEAEQDQISEVSSTNTKFCVTKEHVVVEEHTKIQEEEEEKEEKKKEDNEEEEEKLESEGWAVFRADGTEFQLNLKQRVERERKENDAGNEAENDDDEDADRFFIDTSPPPAAPFNHRIVSAKPNQIINFYTINWQEVLGGGRFGQVHKCVENSSGLTLAAKVIKARGVKEKEVVKNEIQVMNNLDHASLIQLYAAYESRNDIILVLEYVGGGELFDRIIDENYTLMELDALVFIRQICEGLQHMHKMYILHLDLKPENILCVSRITNKVKIIDFGLARVYKPREKLRVNFGTPEFLAPEVINYDFVSFNTDMWSLGVIAYMLLSGLCPFLGDDDNETLNNILACKWNFEEREFIDTSEEAKDFISRLLIVNKSWRIGASEALKHPWLSNPSLHHRLHTKKTMCRSRRSSCVPMTDS